The following proteins are encoded in a genomic region of Sorangiineae bacterium MSr12523:
- a CDS encoding MBL fold metallo-hydrolase, producing the protein MRNEIPRAQLEHIYQAEYMWLSHGHPDHVHAAALDRLANKKILLPNHEGGRMLTDLTERGFDVTVMRDRTWMQLSKNIRAMCISDYHQDAILLIDVGGRLVVNLNDAVERGWGRFVKKVISEYKISFLLKLFGYGDVDMINVVDENGVKLIPPAPTSSGESKAYWDAYLREKVGFWTNYFQTTYMIPFSSFHRYQRDDSIWCQEYVTPLSALEAVETRGGCEKLPAFIQYDCEKDSYVRLEPKRIEGEIQTAASFGDHWSEPLERDEISRLTRYFQSIEFLADKIDHLRFIVGGKEHVVELHSSSRVGPLRAGRSLTFEVPRASLMTAVQYEIFDDLLIGNFMKTTLHGDWGTAQAPNVLYPYFTPWIVRYADNAQVKTHDELREYFSAYRRRAPFDYLLHRLEHEGVQKLRSLIRPDSPLFHTATRAYSFLKTKAS; encoded by the coding sequence ATGCGCAACGAGATACCGCGTGCGCAATTGGAGCACATCTACCAGGCGGAATACATGTGGCTCTCCCACGGCCACCCCGATCACGTGCATGCGGCCGCGCTGGATCGATTGGCCAACAAGAAGATCCTGCTGCCGAACCACGAAGGCGGCCGCATGCTCACCGATCTCACCGAGCGCGGCTTCGACGTCACGGTGATGCGGGATCGGACGTGGATGCAGCTGTCCAAGAACATCCGCGCGATGTGCATTTCCGATTACCACCAGGATGCCATCTTGCTCATCGACGTGGGCGGTCGGCTGGTGGTGAATCTCAACGACGCTGTCGAGCGAGGTTGGGGGCGATTCGTCAAGAAGGTGATATCGGAATACAAGATATCCTTCTTGCTCAAGCTTTTCGGTTACGGCGACGTCGACATGATCAACGTCGTCGACGAAAATGGCGTGAAGCTGATACCGCCCGCGCCGACGTCGAGCGGGGAATCCAAAGCCTATTGGGACGCCTATTTGCGTGAGAAGGTGGGCTTCTGGACCAATTACTTCCAAACCACGTACATGATCCCGTTCAGCAGCTTTCATCGCTACCAGCGGGACGACAGCATTTGGTGCCAGGAATACGTGACGCCGCTTTCCGCGCTCGAGGCGGTGGAGACGCGCGGGGGCTGCGAAAAGCTGCCGGCGTTCATTCAGTACGATTGCGAAAAGGACTCGTACGTCCGCCTCGAGCCTAAGCGCATCGAGGGGGAGATCCAAACGGCGGCGAGCTTCGGTGACCATTGGTCCGAGCCGCTGGAGCGCGACGAGATCTCCAGGTTGACGCGGTACTTCCAATCGATCGAGTTTCTCGCCGACAAGATCGATCATCTGCGCTTCATCGTCGGCGGCAAGGAGCATGTCGTCGAGTTGCACTCGTCGTCGCGGGTCGGCCCGCTTCGTGCAGGGCGCAGTTTGACCTTCGAGGTGCCGCGCGCGTCGCTGATGACGGCCGTCCAATATGAAATTTTCGACGACCTGCTCATTGGCAATTTCATGAAGACGACGCTCCACGGCGACTGGGGCACGGCGCAGGCGCCGAACGTGCTCTATCCGTACTTCACGCCGTGGATCGTGCGCTACGCCGACAATGCGCAGGTCAAGACGCACGACGAGCTCCGCGAGTATTTCAGCGCCTATCGGCGGCGCGCGCCATTCGACTATCTGCTGCACCGTCTGGAGCATGAGGGTGTGCAGAAGCTGCGAAGCCTGATTCGGCCGGATTCGCCGCTCTTTCACACGGCGACGCGCGCGTACTCATTTTTGAAGACCAAAGCGAGCTAA
- a CDS encoding FHA domain-containing protein has protein sequence MGVFDRIFGKGGYAQVARRAELRGDLARAAELWDLAGQPEETARVMLLRGDAELEPTARRQHYLQAKSIAPEGHSVREEARRKHALLTLAMAKDGALSTALRQELLAAARELEELGEPLKAADGYRLAHDEEGEARALTQAGEIDKLESLLTSEQDRQRRERARQQTAAEVEMLIAGGRRREALATGQAWLETDPDDRLLRERCDALRARRTRGSVLRVVLEGRDLLFAFGQEIVLGRTEPTMSATGPETGHIAVASHAVSRRHLRIVREGGKHGETFAMDLGSRNGTYLRGMRAAGKLSMGAGLELHLGNEVPVRLTPSTQIAGAIVIEVAGRRYIAPFGAAPLPVADWQLDMGPGGWLELVSSGANAFLGDAALASRASLLAGDRIARTRGGPCVLEIAGET, from the coding sequence GTGGGCGTCTTCGATCGGATCTTTGGCAAGGGTGGCTATGCGCAGGTGGCGCGCCGCGCGGAATTGCGCGGGGATTTGGCCCGTGCGGCGGAGCTCTGGGATCTCGCGGGCCAGCCGGAAGAGACGGCGCGCGTCATGCTGCTTCGCGGCGATGCCGAGCTCGAGCCGACGGCGCGTCGGCAGCATTATCTCCAGGCCAAGAGCATCGCCCCCGAAGGGCATTCCGTGCGCGAGGAGGCGCGGCGCAAGCATGCGCTCCTCACCTTGGCCATGGCCAAAGACGGCGCACTCTCGACCGCGCTGCGGCAGGAGCTGCTCGCGGCCGCACGCGAGCTCGAGGAGCTGGGCGAGCCCCTCAAGGCCGCCGACGGCTACCGCCTCGCCCACGACGAAGAGGGCGAAGCCCGGGCGCTCACCCAAGCCGGCGAAATCGACAAGCTCGAGAGCTTGCTCACCAGCGAACAAGATCGCCAGCGCCGCGAACGCGCGCGCCAGCAAACCGCCGCCGAGGTGGAAATGCTGATCGCGGGCGGCCGCCGCCGTGAAGCGCTGGCCACCGGCCAAGCCTGGCTGGAGACGGATCCCGACGACCGCCTTCTGCGCGAGCGGTGCGATGCCCTTCGCGCTCGCCGCACGCGCGGCTCGGTGCTGCGCGTGGTCCTCGAAGGGCGCGATCTCCTCTTTGCGTTCGGCCAGGAGATCGTACTCGGACGCACCGAGCCCACCATGAGCGCCACCGGGCCCGAGACGGGGCACATCGCCGTGGCCTCGCACGCCGTGAGCCGCCGCCACCTGCGCATCGTGCGCGAGGGTGGCAAGCATGGTGAGACGTTCGCCATGGACCTGGGAAGCCGCAACGGCACGTACCTTCGCGGAATGCGCGCCGCGGGGAAGCTATCCATGGGCGCCGGCCTCGAGCTGCACCTGGGCAACGAGGTGCCCGTGCGCCTGACACCGAGCACGCAGATCGCCGGCGCCATCGTCATCGAGGTCGCGGGCCGGCGCTACATCGCGCCCTTCGGCGCCGCGCCCCTTCCCGTCGCCGATTGGCAGCTCGACATGGGCCCGGGCGGATGGCTCGAGTTGGTCAGTAGCGGGGCCAATGCCTTTTTGGGCGACGCCGCCCTCGCCTCGCGCGCCAGCTTGCTCGCGGGCGATCGCATCGCGCGCACGCGCGGCGGGCCTTGCGTGCTCGAGATCGCGGGGGAGACGTGA
- the asnS gene encoding asparagine--tRNA ligase — protein sequence MSPSATPIVAIADLSSHVGQDVTVRGWLYNKRSSKNVHFLEMRDGSGIVQAVVFKGNVTPELFALAEGLAQESSLEVVGLVKEHGKIKGTYEIDGKDVRVVAHVARQYPISPKEHGTDFLMDHRHLWLRSKRQHAILRIRHTIIKAVRDFFDGRGFTLVDAPIFTPNACEGTSTLFETDYHGEPAYLTQSGQLYMEAAAAAFGKAYCFGPTFRAEKSKTRRHLAEFWMVEPEVAFLDLEGDMRLGEDFITYIVERVLETRREELKICERDTTFLEKVKTPFPRITYGEAIKILQENGHPEAKVGDDFGGDEETIISNKFDRPLIVHRYPADIKAFYFKRAPEDESLVLNMDILAPEGYGEIIGGGQREDSLERLESAIAHHKLPPEAFEWYLDLRRYGSFPHAGFGLGIERTVSWICGLPHVRETIPFPRMLNRLAP from the coding sequence ATGTCGCCCAGCGCCACGCCCATCGTTGCCATTGCCGATCTTTCCTCCCACGTCGGGCAGGACGTCACCGTCCGCGGATGGCTCTACAACAAGCGCTCGAGTAAAAACGTGCACTTCCTCGAGATGCGCGATGGCTCGGGCATCGTGCAGGCGGTCGTCTTCAAGGGCAACGTCACCCCCGAGCTGTTCGCGCTCGCCGAAGGCCTCGCGCAGGAGTCGAGCCTCGAGGTGGTGGGCCTGGTCAAAGAGCACGGCAAGATCAAGGGCACCTACGAGATCGACGGCAAGGACGTGCGCGTGGTCGCCCACGTGGCGCGGCAGTACCCCATCTCGCCGAAGGAGCACGGCACCGACTTCCTCATGGATCATCGGCACCTCTGGCTCCGCAGCAAGCGCCAGCACGCCATCTTGCGCATCCGGCACACGATCATCAAAGCCGTGCGCGACTTCTTCGATGGCCGCGGCTTTACCTTGGTGGACGCGCCCATCTTCACGCCCAATGCCTGCGAGGGCACGAGCACGCTCTTCGAAACCGACTACCACGGCGAGCCTGCGTACCTGACGCAGTCCGGGCAGCTCTACATGGAGGCTGCGGCCGCGGCCTTCGGAAAGGCGTACTGCTTCGGCCCCACCTTCCGCGCGGAGAAGTCGAAGACGCGCCGCCACCTGGCGGAGTTCTGGATGGTCGAGCCCGAGGTGGCCTTCCTCGATTTGGAAGGCGACATGAGGCTGGGCGAGGACTTCATCACCTATATCGTCGAGCGCGTTCTGGAGACGCGGCGCGAAGAGCTCAAGATCTGCGAGCGCGACACCACGTTCCTGGAAAAGGTGAAGACGCCCTTCCCGCGCATCACCTACGGCGAAGCGATCAAGATCTTGCAAGAGAACGGTCACCCCGAGGCCAAGGTCGGCGACGACTTCGGCGGCGACGAGGAGACGATCATCTCGAACAAGTTCGATCGCCCGCTGATCGTGCACCGCTACCCGGCAGACATCAAAGCCTTCTATTTCAAGCGCGCACCGGAGGACGAGTCGCTCGTTCTCAACATGGACATCCTCGCGCCCGAGGGCTACGGCGAGATCATCGGCGGCGGCCAGCGCGAAGACAGCTTGGAGCGCCTGGAGTCGGCCATCGCGCACCACAAGCTGCCGCCCGAGGCCTTCGAGTGGTACTTGGACCTGCGCCGCTACGGCAGCTTCCCCCACGCCGGCTTCGGCCTGGGCATCGAGCGCACCGTGTCGTGGATCTGCGGTCTGCCGCACGTGCGTGAGACCATCCCGTTCCCGCGCATGCTGAATCGATTGGCGCCCTGA
- a CDS encoding acyl-CoA thioesterase — MISSKSQSDSVTDMTEYVLPQHANALGNVFGGQIMAWIDLCAAICAQRHSGCMAVTAFIDDMKFHQPVKVGEVVRLRARLTATFRTSMEIEVSVEGEDSRTLRRWPCVRARLVFVAIDDAGTPTPVVPLLLDTEEVKKSQAEGEARRRARLERAES; from the coding sequence GTGATCTCGTCCAAGTCGCAGAGTGATTCCGTCACCGATATGACCGAATACGTCCTTCCGCAGCACGCCAATGCCCTGGGCAACGTGTTCGGCGGGCAAATCATGGCCTGGATTGACTTGTGCGCAGCCATCTGCGCGCAACGCCACTCGGGATGCATGGCGGTCACGGCCTTCATCGACGACATGAAGTTCCACCAGCCGGTGAAGGTCGGCGAGGTGGTGCGTCTGCGCGCGCGGCTGACGGCGACGTTCCGCACCTCGATGGAAATCGAGGTCTCGGTCGAGGGCGAGGATTCGCGCACCCTGCGCCGCTGGCCCTGCGTACGTGCACGCCTCGTGTTCGTGGCCATCGACGATGCGGGGACCCCCACGCCGGTGGTACCGCTGCTGCTCGATACAGAAGAAGTAAAAAAGTCGCAAGCCGAAGGCGAGGCCCGGCGCCGCGCCCGGCTCGAACGCGCCGAGTCATAG
- a CDS encoding protein kinase: MNRRPYPHPDVTRLLDVGRPNGPSLEEAMSLFQRIRRSPHESRALEELTFRQAALPLPEPLLVAAASAMIDRGETTAAIAFLRDATSAAALMLRADLEAERSDMSAALALVERVLLRDIEHPGARERHQRFRESLGIAAFGPERARQDDPKATTWLASEPDTPYVLHREVARGGSGVVYEAEDRDLGRSIALKIYHDPHRHRDQLLHEARVASALAGPGIVRVFDVDPERGWIALAWAKRGALRDRIRAVDRDVLLPIESWALPLAQTLARVHDAGWLHLDVKPANVLFDEHGAPLLTDFGIARRNGEPPVAGSLGYVSPERLAGASSAPSDDVYGFGRLIEDALQALNTPELFAQWRPLVAACMAPVDERLGSAKALAHAMANLKAD, encoded by the coding sequence GTGAACCGCCGCCCCTACCCGCACCCCGACGTCACGCGCTTGCTCGACGTCGGCCGGCCCAACGGGCCCTCGCTCGAGGAAGCGATGTCCCTCTTCCAGAGGATCCGCCGATCGCCGCACGAATCGCGCGCGCTCGAAGAGCTCACCTTTCGCCAGGCCGCGTTGCCGCTGCCCGAGCCGCTCCTGGTGGCCGCCGCCTCCGCGATGATCGATCGCGGCGAGACCACGGCCGCCATCGCGTTCCTGCGCGATGCCACGTCGGCGGCCGCACTCATGCTGCGCGCGGATCTCGAGGCCGAGCGCAGCGACATGAGCGCAGCCCTCGCACTCGTCGAACGCGTGCTTCTGCGCGACATCGAGCACCCCGGCGCGCGCGAACGCCACCAGCGCTTTCGCGAGTCGCTCGGCATCGCAGCCTTCGGCCCCGAGCGCGCGCGCCAGGACGACCCGAAGGCCACGACGTGGCTCGCCAGCGAACCCGATACACCGTACGTGCTCCATCGCGAGGTCGCACGCGGCGGTTCCGGCGTCGTCTACGAGGCGGAGGACCGCGATCTCGGTCGCAGCATCGCGCTGAAGATTTACCACGACCCCCATCGGCATCGCGATCAGCTCCTGCACGAGGCGCGCGTGGCCTCGGCGCTCGCGGGACCGGGCATCGTGCGCGTCTTCGACGTCGATCCCGAGCGCGGTTGGATCGCCCTCGCATGGGCCAAGCGCGGCGCACTTCGCGACCGCATCCGCGCCGTGGATCGCGACGTCTTGCTCCCCATCGAATCGTGGGCGCTGCCGCTCGCGCAGACGCTGGCACGCGTGCACGACGCCGGATGGCTCCACCTCGACGTCAAACCCGCGAACGTGCTCTTCGACGAGCACGGCGCGCCCCTCCTCACCGACTTTGGGATCGCGCGACGAAACGGAGAGCCTCCCGTGGCAGGAAGCCTCGGTTACGTTTCTCCCGAACGGCTAGCCGGGGCCTCATCCGCCCCGAGCGACGATGTATACGGCTTCGGAAGGCTCATCGAGGATGCGCTGCAAGCGCTGAACACTCCCGAACTTTTCGCGCAATGGCGGCCGCTCGTCGCGGCATGCATGGCCCCAGTCGACGAACGCCTCGGCTCCGCGAAGGCCCTTGCACACGCCATGGCGAACCTCAAGGCAGACTGA
- a CDS encoding glycogen synthase — MARPLRLLMVSSEVESFARTGGLGDVVLGVSRALGQRGVDVAIVTPLYGTTKIPSDDLHRWIGTVPARVGWGPDDVRECGVVEVRLGPGVRVFLVDDPGLFQRDGIYGDAQGTFGDNELRFATMSRAALSIAERLWGGVGPDRGPDVIHAHDWHATFAILYARLTMGQAWSDVPSVFTIHNLAYQGVLGFDSLDRLALPREGYHPGILEHRGLVNLLKGAIALSDRTTTVSPTYAHEILVPEGGFQLHDFLRTQSYKTAGILNGIDVQTFDPRTDSTIAAQYGVEDFAPARFRNKEALFHELGLHEPRAPLFSLVSRLTHQKGIDLILPILGNLVQGGARVALVGKGDPDLERALYQLGGRFPGRIATRVAFDEGLARRIYAGSDFLMVPSRYEPCGLTQMYAMRYGCVPIVTDVGGLHDTVAPYNPVRDEGTGFVARNRDPLSLLIAADDAFTAYHDHRSFHRLIERGMRKDFSWTRSANEYLERIYRPITQLRTGL; from the coding sequence ATGGCAAGACCCCTCCGCCTTCTCATGGTTTCATCCGAAGTCGAGTCGTTTGCCCGGACGGGGGGCCTGGGCGACGTCGTGCTCGGTGTATCGCGCGCGCTCGGGCAGCGGGGGGTGGACGTGGCCATCGTCACGCCGCTCTATGGCACGACGAAGATCCCTTCGGACGATCTGCATCGCTGGATTGGCACGGTGCCTGCGCGGGTGGGCTGGGGCCCGGACGATGTGCGCGAGTGCGGCGTCGTCGAGGTGCGGCTGGGGCCTGGGGTACGTGTTTTCCTGGTGGATGACCCCGGGCTCTTCCAGCGCGATGGCATCTACGGCGATGCCCAGGGCACCTTCGGTGACAACGAGCTCCGCTTCGCCACGATGTCGCGCGCTGCGTTATCCATTGCCGAGAGGCTCTGGGGCGGGGTGGGGCCGGATCGCGGGCCGGATGTCATCCATGCGCACGATTGGCATGCCACCTTCGCGATTTTGTATGCGCGCCTCACGATGGGGCAGGCGTGGAGCGACGTGCCTTCGGTGTTCACGATTCACAACCTGGCGTACCAGGGGGTGCTCGGTTTCGATTCGCTGGATAGGCTCGCGCTTCCGCGTGAAGGGTACCACCCGGGCATTCTCGAGCACCGCGGGCTGGTGAACCTGCTCAAGGGGGCGATTGCGCTCTCGGATCGGACGACGACGGTCAGTCCGACGTACGCGCACGAGATCCTCGTCCCCGAGGGCGGCTTCCAGCTGCACGACTTCCTTCGGACGCAGTCGTACAAGACGGCGGGCATCCTCAACGGCATCGACGTGCAGACGTTCGACCCGCGCACCGATTCGACCATTGCCGCGCAGTACGGCGTGGAGGATTTCGCGCCGGCGCGCTTCCGCAACAAGGAGGCGCTCTTTCACGAGCTCGGGCTGCACGAGCCGCGGGCGCCGCTCTTCTCGTTGGTGTCGCGGCTCACGCATCAAAAGGGCATCGATCTCATTTTGCCGATTCTGGGCAACTTGGTCCAAGGCGGGGCGCGGGTGGCGCTGGTCGGCAAGGGCGATCCCGATTTGGAGCGCGCGCTCTACCAACTCGGCGGGCGCTTCCCCGGGCGCATCGCCACGCGCGTGGCCTTCGACGAGGGCCTGGCGCGCCGCATTTACGCGGGCTCGGATTTTCTCATGGTGCCTTCGCGCTACGAGCCGTGTGGCCTCACGCAGATGTACGCCATGCGCTACGGCTGCGTGCCCATCGTGACCGACGTGGGCGGGCTGCACGACACGGTGGCGCCGTACAATCCCGTGCGCGACGAGGGCACCGGTTTCGTCGCGCGCAACCGCGATCCGCTGTCGCTTTTGATCGCCGCGGACGACGCCTTTACCGCCTACCACGACCATCGCAGCTTCCACCGTCTCATCGAGCGAGGCATGCGCAAGGACTTCTCCTGGACGCGCTCCGCCAACGAATACCTGGAGCGCATCTACCGCCCCATCACCCAACTGCGCACGGGCCTATAA
- a CDS encoding glycoside hydrolase family 3 C-terminal domain-containing protein, protein MRHRVFGIAVVVAAGSVVGCRSDEGREVDTAASPVVVRSEGDIEALLAQMTLEEKATLLQGIPRPAGEHAVGNVAGVPRLGIPPQRLTDGPAGVRDGLPATAFPAPVSIAASFDTALAREVGAQMGLETKARGYQVLYSPMINIVRVAEAGRNFETFGEDPHLAGELAVAHIQGVQSQGVAAQVKHLAANNQEKDRKTSTSNVDERTLREIYFPAFEAAVKRGGAWSLMCAYNQLNGVFSCENESLLRGLLKTEWGFDGVVGSDYPAVHSTVASAKAGLDQEFGGTTYFSKLPDAVRAGELPQSVLDDQARRVLRLMFRTGLLSGTNAEPAVDPKVGAALARRAAVRGSVLLKNDGGLLPLDAASLSNIAVIGPYANQAYTGGGGSSKVTPYADYVVSPLDGITKRAGSNVAVHYVSGANAAAVTPIPAGALEGLTVEYFANPTLTGTPAAVGTDSVIAHDWGSQPPASGVPATNWSARWTGTLHAPVTGDYPLATTSDDGSRLYLDGRLVVDNWGAHATRSVYRTVHLEAGQSYEVKVEYYQAGQGANLTLSWMPPGQLDAGIQSAVDAAKAADVAIVLVRDEATEGRDRGTLSLYGNQNALVAAVAAANPRTVVVLSSGAPVNMPWASAVPSVLETWYAGEQDGAALADVLFGDAEPAGRLPVTFPVEAADGPIRSPEQYPGVDLRYTYAEKLEVGYRWFDAHAIEPLFPFGHGLSYTSFAYSHLGIERPAPDGSVRISFDVRNTGARTGTAVPQVYVGFPSRAGEPPQRLAAFRSVTLEPGASTRVTVSLDRRAFSIWDVTTKAWTIPGGFYSIRVGASSRDVRLRGGLARVL, encoded by the coding sequence ATGCGCCATCGTGTTTTCGGAATCGCGGTCGTCGTAGCAGCGGGTTCGGTCGTCGGATGTCGAAGCGACGAAGGTCGTGAGGTCGACACCGCCGCGTCACCTGTGGTGGTCCGCAGCGAGGGTGACATCGAGGCGCTGCTCGCGCAGATGACCTTGGAGGAAAAGGCCACCTTGCTGCAGGGCATCCCCAGGCCGGCCGGAGAGCACGCCGTGGGCAACGTGGCCGGGGTGCCGAGGCTCGGCATACCGCCGCAACGGCTCACCGACGGACCGGCGGGCGTGCGCGATGGCCTGCCCGCAACGGCGTTCCCAGCGCCCGTATCCATCGCGGCGAGCTTCGACACCGCGCTCGCACGCGAGGTCGGTGCGCAGATGGGCCTGGAGACCAAGGCGCGCGGGTACCAGGTTTTGTACTCGCCGATGATCAACATCGTGCGGGTGGCCGAGGCGGGGCGAAACTTCGAGACCTTCGGCGAGGATCCGCACCTCGCGGGCGAGCTTGCGGTGGCGCACATCCAAGGCGTGCAATCGCAGGGCGTGGCCGCGCAAGTGAAGCACTTGGCAGCGAACAACCAGGAGAAGGATCGCAAGACCAGCACGTCGAACGTCGACGAGCGCACCCTGCGCGAGATTTACTTTCCAGCCTTCGAGGCCGCCGTCAAACGCGGCGGGGCGTGGTCATTGATGTGCGCCTACAACCAACTCAACGGCGTGTTCTCCTGCGAGAACGAGTCGTTGCTCCGCGGTCTTCTCAAGACGGAGTGGGGCTTCGATGGTGTGGTGGGATCCGACTACCCGGCGGTGCACAGTACGGTGGCATCGGCCAAGGCCGGGTTGGATCAGGAGTTCGGCGGCACCACGTACTTCAGCAAGCTCCCCGATGCGGTGCGCGCGGGGGAGCTGCCGCAGTCGGTGCTCGACGACCAAGCGCGGCGCGTGCTTCGGTTGATGTTCCGCACGGGGCTGCTCTCGGGGACGAACGCGGAGCCGGCGGTGGACCCGAAGGTGGGGGCCGCTCTTGCACGGCGTGCGGCCGTGCGCGGATCCGTCTTGCTCAAGAACGACGGCGGGCTGCTTCCACTCGATGCGGCCTCGCTGTCGAACATTGCCGTCATCGGGCCGTACGCAAACCAAGCGTATACGGGCGGTGGCGGAAGCTCGAAAGTGACACCTTATGCGGATTACGTGGTCAGCCCGCTCGATGGCATCACGAAGCGCGCGGGAAGCAACGTGGCCGTGCACTACGTCTCCGGTGCGAACGCGGCGGCGGTCACGCCGATTCCGGCCGGCGCGCTCGAAGGGCTCACGGTGGAGTACTTCGCCAATCCGACGTTGACGGGTACGCCGGCAGCGGTGGGCACCGATAGCGTCATCGCGCACGATTGGGGCAGCCAGCCGCCCGCCAGCGGTGTGCCGGCGACGAATTGGTCGGCGCGCTGGACGGGGACCTTGCACGCGCCCGTCACCGGCGACTATCCGCTTGCGACGACCAGCGACGACGGCAGCCGCCTTTACCTCGACGGGCGGCTCGTCGTCGACAACTGGGGCGCGCATGCAACGCGCTCCGTTTACCGCACGGTGCACCTGGAGGCGGGGCAGTCGTACGAGGTGAAGGTCGAGTACTACCAAGCCGGCCAGGGCGCGAATTTGACCCTGAGCTGGATGCCGCCGGGCCAGCTGGATGCCGGGATTCAAAGCGCGGTCGACGCCGCAAAGGCTGCCGATGTCGCCATCGTCTTGGTGCGCGATGAAGCCACGGAAGGGCGCGATCGCGGGACCCTCAGCCTGTACGGCAATCAAAATGCGCTGGTGGCCGCCGTGGCCGCGGCCAACCCGCGCACGGTGGTGGTCCTCAGCTCGGGCGCCCCGGTGAACATGCCTTGGGCCTCGGCGGTGCCGTCGGTGCTCGAGACATGGTACGCGGGCGAGCAGGACGGCGCTGCGCTCGCGGACGTTCTCTTCGGCGATGCCGAGCCTGCGGGGCGCCTGCCGGTGACGTTCCCGGTCGAAGCCGCGGACGGGCCGATTCGCTCGCCCGAGCAGTACCCCGGTGTCGATCTGCGCTACACGTACGCGGAGAAGCTCGAAGTCGGTTACCGCTGGTTCGACGCGCACGCGATTGAGCCGCTGTTCCCGTTCGGGCACGGGCTCTCGTACACGTCGTTCGCCTATTCGCACCTGGGCATCGAGAGGCCCGCGCCCGACGGCAGCGTGCGCATCTCCTTCGACGTGCGAAACACGGGCGCGCGCACCGGCACCGCGGTGCCGCAGGTCTACGTCGGCTTCCCGTCACGGGCCGGCGAGCCGCCGCAACGCCTCGCCGCCTTCCGCAGTGTGACCCTGGAACCGGGCGCCAGCACCCGCGTCACCGTATCGCTCGACCGGCGTGCGTTCTCGATCTGGGACGTCACCACGAAGGCGTGGACCATCCCCGGCGGCTTCTATTCGATCCGCGTCGGAGCATCCTCGCGCGACGTTCGCCTTCGCGGCGGCCTCGCACGGGTCTTATAG